In a genomic window of Mycolicibacter heraklionensis:
- the crcB gene encoding fluoride efflux transporter CrcB: MTWLLVIAGAAVGAPLRYLTDRFVQARHDTTFPWGTFTANVLGSLVLGVLMGAASPGDQGLHLLVGTGLCGALTTYSTFSYETLQLAGVGARLYALANLVLTLTCGLGAYYVGNVAAQAIWA, translated from the coding sequence GTGACCTGGCTACTGGTCATCGCCGGCGCCGCGGTGGGGGCGCCGTTGCGCTACCTGACCGACCGATTCGTCCAGGCCCGCCACGACACCACCTTCCCGTGGGGCACGTTCACCGCCAATGTGCTGGGCAGCCTGGTCCTGGGTGTGCTCATGGGCGCCGCGAGCCCCGGCGACCAAGGGCTGCACCTGTTGGTCGGCACCGGTCTGTGCGGCGCGCTGACCACATACTCGACCTTTTCCTACGAGACCCTGCAGCTGGCCGGCGTCGGTGCGCGGCTGTACGCGCTGGCCAACCTGGTGCTCACCTTGACCTGCGGGCTGGGCGCCTATTACGTCGGCAATGTCGCGGCACAAGCGATTTGGGCCTGA
- a CDS encoding nuclear transport factor 2 family protein, whose translation MHPFRQAVEARDAAAIEALLSDDVVFTSPVAFKPYPGKPVTAAILRAVMRVFEDFRYVREIADASGRDHALIFEASVDGKRLSGCDFLHMDDDGKIDDFVVMVRPLSAATALAEAMAQQFEQITREAAAPHGHGDGSA comes from the coding sequence ATGCACCCATTCCGGCAAGCGGTCGAGGCCCGTGACGCCGCGGCCATCGAGGCGCTGTTGTCCGACGATGTCGTGTTCACCAGTCCGGTGGCGTTCAAGCCCTACCCGGGCAAGCCGGTCACCGCGGCGATCCTGCGCGCCGTGATGCGTGTCTTTGAAGACTTCCGCTACGTGCGAGAGATCGCTGACGCCTCCGGGCGTGACCATGCCCTGATATTCGAAGCGTCGGTCGACGGTAAACGGCTCAGCGGATGCGACTTCCTGCATATGGACGACGACGGCAAGATCGACGACTTCGTCGTGATGGTCCGGCCGCTGTCGGCGGCTACCGCGCTGGCCGAAGCCATGGCGCAGCAGTTCGAGCAGATCACCCGTGAGGCCGCCGCGCCGCATGGACATGGCGACGGCTCTGCCTAG
- a CDS encoding pyridoxamine 5'-phosphate oxidase family protein, with amino-acid sequence MEPKPGPTATRPVLPEGYGLPSSAEGLLSWSEVEQRLTASQHYWLTTVRPDGTPHSVPRWGVWLDGRFYYDGAPTTRHARNLQDNPACTLTLESGTQVVIVEGVSTATSASPNDLGVRLATAFEKYHPQYAPGPDAWAGQDGGGLRMIVPRRALAWFAFPTDCTRFAF; translated from the coding sequence ATGGAACCGAAACCGGGCCCTACCGCGACACGTCCCGTCCTGCCAGAGGGCTACGGATTGCCGAGTTCGGCGGAAGGCTTGTTGAGCTGGTCAGAAGTTGAACAGCGATTGACCGCGTCCCAGCACTATTGGCTGACCACGGTGCGCCCGGACGGCACCCCGCACTCCGTACCGCGTTGGGGCGTGTGGCTCGACGGCCGCTTCTATTACGACGGCGCACCCACCACACGCCACGCGCGCAACCTCCAGGACAACCCGGCGTGCACCCTGACACTGGAAAGCGGTACGCAAGTGGTGATCGTCGAGGGAGTCTCCACAGCGACTTCAGCAAGCCCCAACGACCTCGGAGTCCGATTGGCGACCGCGTTCGAGAAATACCACCCGCAGTACGCTCCCGGCCCCGATGCCTGGGCGGGCCAGGACGGCGGCGGACTGCGGATGATCGTCCCCCGGCGGGCCCTGGCCTGGTTCGCGTTCCCAACCGACTGCACCCGGTTTGCCTTCTGA
- a CDS encoding DUF190 domain-containing protein has protein sequence MSELTGRALRLTVFLGESDTWHHRPVYSEIVHRAHRAGLAGASVFRGIEGYGASSAIHTTRLLSMSEDLPVSVIIVDAAERIRAFLPELDELVTEGLILLDEVEVIRHVGRRPAGQ, from the coding sequence ATGAGCGAGCTCACCGGACGCGCGTTGCGCCTGACGGTATTCCTCGGAGAGAGCGACACCTGGCATCACAGGCCGGTGTACAGCGAGATCGTGCACCGAGCGCATCGGGCCGGCCTGGCCGGCGCGTCGGTGTTCCGCGGCATCGAGGGCTACGGAGCGTCCTCGGCCATCCACACCACCCGGCTGCTGTCGATGTCTGAGGACCTGCCGGTCTCGGTCATCATCGTCGACGCCGCCGAGCGGATCCGTGCCTTCCTGCCGGAGCTGGACGAGTTGGTCACCGAGGGCCTGATCCTGCTGGATGAAGTCGAGGTCATCCGCCACGTCGGGCGACGCCCCGCCGGCCAGTGA
- a CDS encoding HAD-IC family P-type ATPase produces MVTAELIPTSSLLRPATLGIRAASAVVGAAARSASATTEAVGAITSAGLQVAALPIREATRMLSGESTTATLTRRCWRGEGRAWIEIRGLTESPELGQRVLDTLVAEPGVVSARLNRPLSRVVVELAVDGEQVTLNDLCRLIAETERSYRRSDGTTAPIGAAPATVLPGDGLLLMARGVMVGVNAAGLAIAVAGRALRLPQAPITVDAVAALANYQPWLRRQLADRIGRGPADTVLSLISTGARIATLSPATLAVDLALQGVKAAESAAAAQAWNRHEPYLARHADQAQVHVPSRPVPLPEGALDRHGRRVGYVQLFGAGLVGVLTRNVTTAATAAVVASPKAMRTTTESFAATLSRSLVEQHAALPLRPEGLRRLDRVDAVLIDPRLLCTATARHPLASALLAEARASGAELVTLDVEALGELRPAFDELAPVDTAADDEQLDEALAAALTARQQDGRTVAVLTSSGAQALACADVGLGILPGDSETPPPWEADLLLTDLAGAWRVLHAIPAARAAAQRGTSLATGASTIGALLMVPGVRAGRGRGGPGPVTAGAATGLLSGYLLARQVARTQPPRPAPAYEWHAMSLDEIHAILPVPDLSCAAAEVDAAPPHMAWQFIRAVRAELSDPLMPVLALSSAATAMLGSPVDALMVSTVLIGNCMLAAAQQLQAENRLNRLLAQQTPPARTVAPGTNTYTEIVADRLIPGAVIEVRSNEVVPADARLIEAIDLEVDESSLTGESLSVDKQTAATPGAELAERRCMLYAGTTVVAGTARAVVTAVGADTQARRAAELAAGDLPVVGLQHQLSQLMSRAFPASAGGGLMVGLLGMLRGGGLRLALGNAIAVAVAAVPEGMPLMATLAQHASAQRLTDSGALVRIPRSVEALGRVEVVCFDKTGTLSENRLRVTRVYPVAGHAEDDVLRCAANAAPAPEGDPHTHATDQAVTEAAAGIGSLWTTPDAHLPFRSGRAFSASVVGRELMIKGAPEVVLAACTVLGPDSDAPVAELAAGGLRVIAVAQRRLSAAQVKSLADDPDALAGLCGEGLTLTGFLGISDTPRAEAPQLLADLAERGVGIRLITGDHPVTATAIAAELGVPVTAEQVITGAEWNALSRKGQERAVAQRVIFARMSPENKVQVVQTLERSGRVCAMVGDGANDAAAIRAASVGLGVVARGSDSAHLTADIVLTDGRIGALVDAIDEGQRLWRGVQLAVTGLLGGNVGEVIFGVVGTALSGTSPLNNRQLLLMNMLTDALPATAVAVSTPAGSSHRVVHGIDERSLMRAVAVRGAITGAAASAAWGMARLSVVPGARQRAATVALITLVTTELAQTLVDSHAPLVLLTAAGSFAAFAAMISLPGISQLLGCVPVGPLGWSQALGATGAAVLAIAAAPHVLPARWREAPETSTEIESGPMATVAVLRPAGDQASSAAAAGGSTVMVSGTN; encoded by the coding sequence TTGGTTACTGCCGAATTGATTCCGACATCGTCGCTGCTGCGACCGGCCACCCTGGGAATCCGTGCGGCGTCAGCCGTCGTCGGCGCGGCGGCCCGCAGTGCGTCGGCCACCACCGAGGCGGTGGGGGCCATCACCTCGGCCGGCCTGCAGGTCGCCGCGCTGCCGATTCGCGAGGCCACTCGGATGCTGTCCGGCGAATCCACCACGGCGACGCTGACCCGCAGGTGCTGGCGCGGGGAAGGCCGCGCCTGGATCGAGATACGTGGCTTGACTGAATCCCCCGAACTCGGGCAGCGGGTGCTTGACACGCTCGTCGCCGAACCCGGCGTGGTGTCGGCGCGGCTGAACCGCCCGTTGTCTCGGGTCGTGGTGGAACTGGCGGTCGACGGTGAGCAGGTAACGCTGAATGACCTGTGCCGCCTGATCGCCGAGACCGAACGCAGCTACCGCCGCTCCGACGGCACGACAGCTCCGATCGGGGCAGCGCCGGCCACCGTCCTACCCGGCGACGGGTTGCTGCTGATGGCCCGCGGCGTGATGGTCGGCGTCAACGCCGCCGGGTTGGCCATCGCGGTCGCCGGGCGCGCGCTGCGGCTGCCGCAGGCGCCGATCACCGTCGACGCCGTCGCGGCGCTGGCCAACTACCAGCCGTGGTTGCGCCGGCAACTCGCCGACCGAATCGGCAGGGGACCTGCCGACACGGTGCTGTCGCTGATCTCCACCGGAGCGCGTATCGCCACCCTGTCGCCGGCCACGCTGGCAGTGGACTTGGCGTTGCAAGGTGTCAAAGCCGCCGAGTCTGCGGCCGCGGCGCAGGCCTGGAACCGCCACGAGCCGTACCTGGCCCGGCACGCCGACCAGGCTCAGGTGCACGTGCCGTCGCGGCCGGTGCCGCTACCGGAGGGGGCGCTCGACCGCCACGGCAGGCGGGTGGGCTACGTCCAGTTGTTCGGGGCCGGCCTGGTGGGAGTGCTCACCCGCAACGTCACCACAGCCGCGACCGCGGCCGTGGTCGCCTCCCCGAAAGCCATGCGCACCACCACTGAATCGTTCGCGGCCACGCTGAGCCGGTCATTGGTCGAGCAGCACGCCGCGCTGCCGTTGCGCCCGGAGGGCCTGCGCCGACTCGACCGCGTCGACGCCGTCCTCATCGATCCCCGGCTGCTCTGCACCGCCACCGCACGCCACCCGCTGGCCTCGGCACTGCTGGCCGAGGCACGGGCGTCGGGCGCGGAACTGGTCACCCTCGACGTCGAAGCTCTGGGTGAACTGCGTCCCGCGTTCGACGAACTGGCGCCGGTCGATACCGCCGCCGACGACGAACAACTCGACGAGGCGCTGGCTGCCGCATTGACGGCACGCCAGCAAGACGGCCGCACCGTTGCGGTGCTCACGTCGAGCGGTGCGCAGGCCCTCGCCTGCGCCGACGTGGGCCTGGGGATCCTGCCCGGCGACTCGGAGACGCCACCGCCGTGGGAGGCGGATCTGCTGCTGACCGATCTGGCCGGCGCCTGGCGGGTGCTGCACGCGATACCGGCGGCGCGCGCGGCCGCCCAGCGCGGCACCTCGCTGGCCACCGGCGCATCGACGATCGGTGCACTGCTGATGGTTCCCGGGGTGCGGGCGGGCCGGGGAAGAGGGGGTCCCGGGCCGGTCACCGCCGGGGCAGCCACCGGACTGCTCTCGGGATACCTGCTGGCTCGCCAGGTGGCTCGGACGCAGCCGCCGCGGCCCGCGCCGGCTTACGAGTGGCATGCGATGTCACTGGACGAGATCCACGCGATCCTGCCGGTCCCCGACCTCTCCTGCGCCGCAGCCGAAGTCGACGCCGCGCCACCGCACATGGCTTGGCAGTTCATCAGGGCGGTGCGCGCCGAACTGTCGGATCCGCTGATGCCGGTGCTGGCACTGAGCTCGGCGGCCACCGCGATGCTGGGTTCGCCGGTGGATGCGTTGATGGTCAGCACGGTGCTGATCGGCAACTGCATGCTCGCGGCAGCCCAGCAGCTGCAGGCCGAGAACCGGCTGAACCGGCTGCTGGCCCAACAGACCCCGCCCGCCCGCACCGTCGCGCCGGGCACCAACACCTACACCGAGATCGTCGCGGACCGCCTGATACCCGGCGCCGTGATCGAGGTCCGCAGCAACGAGGTGGTGCCCGCCGACGCGCGGCTGATCGAGGCCATCGACCTCGAAGTCGACGAATCCTCGCTCACCGGCGAATCACTGTCGGTCGACAAGCAGACCGCGGCGACACCGGGCGCCGAACTCGCCGAGCGGCGCTGCATGCTCTACGCCGGCACGACAGTTGTCGCCGGCACCGCACGGGCCGTGGTTACCGCCGTCGGCGCCGACACTCAGGCCCGTCGTGCCGCCGAGCTGGCCGCCGGGGACCTGCCGGTGGTCGGCCTGCAGCACCAGCTGAGTCAGCTGATGAGTCGCGCGTTCCCGGCCAGCGCCGGCGGCGGGCTAATGGTGGGTCTGTTGGGGATGCTGCGCGGCGGTGGCCTGCGTCTGGCCCTGGGCAACGCGATCGCGGTCGCCGTGGCGGCGGTGCCCGAGGGCATGCCGCTGATGGCGACCCTGGCCCAGCATGCCTCGGCCCAACGCCTGACCGATTCCGGTGCGCTGGTGCGCATTCCCCGCTCGGTGGAGGCCCTGGGCCGGGTCGAGGTGGTCTGCTTCGACAAGACCGGAACACTGAGCGAGAACCGGCTACGGGTCACCCGGGTGTACCCCGTCGCCGGCCACGCCGAGGACGACGTGCTGCGATGCGCGGCCAACGCCGCGCCGGCGCCCGAGGGCGACCCCCACACGCACGCCACCGACCAGGCCGTTACCGAGGCCGCCGCCGGTATCGGCAGCCTCTGGACCACCCCGGACGCCCACCTGCCGTTCCGCTCCGGCCGGGCGTTCTCGGCGTCGGTGGTCGGTCGGGAACTGATGATCAAGGGGGCTCCCGAAGTGGTGCTGGCCGCCTGCACCGTCCTCGGCCCGGACAGCGACGCGCCGGTCGCCGAACTCGCTGCCGGCGGGCTGCGGGTGATCGCGGTGGCGCAGCGCCGACTTAGCGCCGCACAGGTGAAGTCGCTGGCCGACGACCCGGACGCTCTCGCCGGACTGTGCGGCGAGGGACTGACGCTCACCGGGTTCCTCGGCATCTCCGACACCCCCCGCGCCGAAGCGCCGCAACTGCTCGCCGACCTGGCGGAGCGGGGCGTCGGCATCCGGCTGATCACCGGCGATCACCCCGTCACCGCCACCGCGATCGCCGCGGAACTGGGGGTGCCGGTCACCGCCGAGCAGGTCATCACCGGCGCGGAGTGGAACGCGTTGTCGCGCAAGGGCCAGGAACGTGCGGTGGCGCAGCGGGTGATCTTCGCCCGGATGTCCCCGGAGAACAAGGTGCAGGTGGTGCAGACCCTCGAACGCAGTGGCCGGGTCTGCGCCATGGTGGGCGATGGCGCCAACGATGCGGCGGCGATCCGGGCCGCCAGCGTGGGCCTGGGCGTCGTGGCGCGCGGCAGCGACTCGGCGCACCTCACGGCCGACATCGTGTTGACCGACGGGCGCATCGGCGCACTGGTGGATGCCATCGACGAAGGCCAGCGACTGTGGCGCGGGGTGCAGCTGGCGGTGACGGGCCTGCTCGGCGGCAATGTCGGCGAGGTGATCTTCGGTGTCGTCGGCACCGCGCTGTCGGGGACCTCGCCGCTGAACAACCGCCAACTGCTGCTGATGAACATGCTGACCGACGCGCTGCCGGCCACCGCGGTCGCGGTCAGCACCCCGGCCGGCTCCTCGCATCGAGTCGTGCACGGCATCGACGAACGCAGCCTGATGCGCGCCGTCGCGGTCCGCGGAGCGATCACCGGGGCCGCGGCCAGCGCGGCATGGGGGATGGCTCGCCTTTCTGTTGTACCGGGCGCCCGGCAACGCGCCGCCACGGTCGCGCTGATCACGCTGGTCACCACCGAGCTGGCCCAGACGCTGGTCGACTCGCACGCGCCGTTGGTCTTGCTCACCGCCGCCGGGTCATTCGCGGCGTTCGCGGCGATGATCAGCCTGCCCGGAATCAGCCAGCTCCTGGGTTGCGTACCGGTGGGACCGCTGGGCTGGTCGCAGGCGCTGGGAGCCACCGGCGCCGCAGTGCTCGCGATCGCCGCGGCGCCGCACGTGCTGCCGGCCCGGTGGCGCGAGGCACCGGAGACCAGCACCGAGATCGAGTCAGGCCCGATGGCCACCGTGGCTGTGCTGCGGCCGGCAGGCGACCAGGCCTCCTCGGCCGCGGCCGCTGGTGGGTCTACCGTGATGGTCAGTGGTACCAACTGA
- a CDS encoding fluoride efflux transporter FluC produces the protein MHEQTPVVAAVAVGGAIGACARYAVALALPTPVGGFPWATMVTNVSGCALMGVLMVAITELWVGHRLLRPLLGTGVLGGYTTFSTFAGDVDTLIAAGQPVPALVYLLTTPVAVLIATWTAASLTRRLVIRRTA, from the coding sequence GTGCATGAGCAGACGCCGGTAGTCGCGGCCGTGGCCGTCGGCGGCGCGATCGGTGCCTGCGCGCGCTACGCCGTCGCGCTGGCATTGCCCACCCCGGTCGGTGGATTCCCTTGGGCCACAATGGTCACCAACGTGAGCGGGTGCGCGCTGATGGGGGTGCTGATGGTGGCGATCACCGAACTGTGGGTCGGACATCGACTGCTGCGTCCGCTGCTGGGCACCGGCGTGCTCGGCGGCTACACCACGTTTTCCACCTTCGCCGGCGACGTCGACACCCTCATCGCCGCCGGACAGCCGGTCCCGGCTTTGGTCTACCTGCTCACCACGCCGGTGGCAGTGTTGATCGCGACCTGGACCGCTGCCAGCCTCACCCGCCGTCTGGTCATCAGGAGGACAGCATGA
- a CDS encoding SDR family NAD(P)-dependent oxidoreductase, with the protein MADLSGKVALVTGASSGLGAATAQLFARRGATVFGLARDAERLATVFADVPGGQYAPTDISTAAACAAAVEQCVAQFGRLDVLVNVAGAHQMRHTPAVTDDEWAHDLAVNLNGPFFLCRAALPHLLEAGGNIVNVASIAGVEGQAYSAGYCAAKHGLVGLTRALAVEFTAEKLRVNAVCPGGMLTPQVTNFQLPEGADVNLIMRVASPRGMSAPADVAEVIAFLASDAAAAVHGAVYLTDNGKTAG; encoded by the coding sequence ATGGCTGATCTGTCAGGCAAAGTGGCGCTGGTGACCGGAGCCTCGTCGGGCCTGGGCGCGGCGACGGCCCAACTGTTCGCCCGGCGCGGCGCGACGGTGTTCGGGCTGGCGCGCGATGCCGAGCGGCTCGCCACGGTGTTCGCCGACGTGCCCGGCGGGCAGTACGCCCCCACCGACATCAGCACCGCGGCGGCCTGCGCGGCGGCCGTCGAGCAGTGTGTCGCCCAGTTCGGGCGGCTCGACGTGCTGGTCAACGTCGCCGGCGCCCACCAGATGCGCCACACGCCGGCCGTCACCGACGACGAGTGGGCCCACGATCTGGCGGTCAACCTCAACGGGCCGTTCTTCCTGTGCCGCGCCGCGCTGCCGCACCTGCTGGAGGCGGGCGGCAATATCGTCAACGTCGCCTCGATCGCCGGGGTGGAAGGGCAGGCGTACTCGGCGGGCTACTGCGCGGCCAAGCACGGGCTCGTCGGGCTCACCCGGGCGTTGGCCGTGGAGTTCACCGCGGAGAAGCTGCGGGTCAACGCGGTGTGCCCGGGTGGGATGCTGACCCCGCAGGTGACCAACTTCCAGCTTCCCGAGGGTGCCGACGTCAACCTGATCATGCGGGTGGCCTCACCGCGCGGGATGAGCGCCCCGGCCGACGTCGCCGAGGTGATCGCCTTTTTGGCCAGCGATGCCGCCGCCGCGGTGCACGGCGCGGTCTACCTGACCGACAACGGGAAGACGGCTGGCTAG
- a CDS encoding acyl-CoA dehydrogenase family protein: MSFSVELSDDVIEVRDWVHQFAAEVVRPAAAEWDEREETPWPIIQEAAKIGLYSPELFATQAAEPSGIGMLTVFEELFWGDAGIALSILGTGLAAAALAGNGTPEQLGRWLPEMFGTADDPKLGAFCSSEPDAGSDVGAIRTRARFDEATREWVLNGTKTWATNGGIANVHIVVASVYPELGSRGQATFVIGPDTKGLAQGQKFKKHGIRASHTAEIVLDNVRLPEDMILGGREKFEERVARVKSGASARGQAAMKTFERTRPTVGAMAVGVARAAYEYALEYACQREQFGRKIGEFQAVAFKLADMKSRIDAARLMVWRAGWMARNNKAFDNAEGSMAKLFASETAVYVTDEAIQILGGNGYTRDYPVERMHRDAKIFTIFEGTSEIQRLVIARAITGLALR, encoded by the coding sequence ATGTCGTTCTCGGTAGAGCTCAGCGATGACGTGATCGAGGTGCGGGACTGGGTCCATCAGTTCGCCGCCGAGGTCGTCCGCCCGGCCGCCGCCGAATGGGATGAGCGGGAAGAGACGCCGTGGCCGATCATCCAGGAGGCCGCCAAGATCGGCCTGTACTCGCCCGAGTTGTTCGCCACCCAGGCCGCCGAGCCCAGCGGGATCGGCATGCTCACGGTGTTCGAGGAACTGTTCTGGGGTGACGCCGGGATCGCCTTGTCGATTCTCGGCACCGGGTTGGCGGCGGCGGCCCTGGCGGGCAACGGAACTCCCGAACAGCTGGGCCGGTGGCTGCCCGAGATGTTCGGTACCGCCGATGACCCCAAACTCGGGGCCTTCTGCTCCTCGGAACCCGATGCCGGCTCGGATGTCGGCGCGATCCGGACTCGCGCCCGCTTCGACGAAGCAACACGTGAATGGGTGCTCAACGGCACCAAGACCTGGGCCACCAACGGCGGTATCGCCAACGTGCACATCGTGGTCGCCTCGGTCTACCCCGAACTCGGCTCACGCGGCCAGGCCACGTTCGTCATCGGGCCCGACACCAAGGGGCTGGCCCAGGGCCAGAAGTTCAAGAAGCACGGCATCCGGGCCTCGCACACCGCCGAGATCGTATTGGACAACGTCCGTTTGCCCGAGGACATGATCCTCGGTGGGCGAGAGAAGTTCGAGGAGCGCGTCGCCCGGGTCAAATCCGGTGCATCCGCCCGCGGTCAGGCCGCCATGAAGACCTTCGAGCGCACTCGTCCGACCGTCGGGGCGATGGCGGTCGGGGTGGCGCGCGCCGCGTACGAATACGCCCTCGAATACGCCTGCCAGCGTGAGCAGTTCGGCCGCAAGATCGGTGAGTTCCAGGCCGTAGCCTTCAAACTGGCGGACATGAAGAGCCGCATCGACGCGGCACGGCTGATGGTCTGGCGGGCCGGCTGGATGGCGCGCAACAACAAGGCCTTCGACAACGCCGAGGGCTCGATGGCCAAGCTGTTCGCCAGCGAGACCGCCGTCTACGTCACCGACGAGGCGATCCAGATCCTCGGCGGCAACGGTTACACCCGCGACTACCCGGTCGAGCGTATGCACCGCGACGCCAAGATCTTCACCATCTTCGAAGGCACCAGCGAGATCCAGCGGCTGGTCATCGCCCGGGCGATCACCGGCCTGGCGCTGCGCTGA
- a CDS encoding ArsR/SmtB family transcription factor — MAKDEERLSEEISSVNRTDEPTQPQLASAASTFALLSSPARLHVMWLAAQDAYDVTTLARRAGVNVATMSQHLTKLRLAGLINARRDGRHHIYTVDDPHILTLLQQIFAHIAPDGSLAPDPPRGGSSS; from the coding sequence ATGGCAAAAGATGAAGAACGGCTGTCCGAAGAAATCAGTTCAGTCAACCGGACCGACGAACCGACCCAACCCCAACTGGCATCCGCCGCGAGCACGTTCGCGCTGCTCAGCAGTCCGGCGCGCCTGCACGTGATGTGGCTGGCCGCCCAGGACGCCTACGACGTGACAACCCTGGCGAGACGGGCCGGCGTCAACGTCGCCACCATGAGCCAGCACTTGACCAAGCTGCGGCTGGCCGGGCTGATCAACGCACGACGCGACGGGCGCCACCACATCTACACCGTGGATGACCCACACATTCTGACCCTGCTCCAGCAGATCTTCGCCCACATCGCGCCGGACGGCAGCCTGGCGCCCGACCCGCCGCGAGGCGGTTCGAGTAGCTGA